ATTGTATGCTATTTTGGCATTGTGTGATACCTATAAATGCTACTCAATCAACTGTATTACTGCTATAAATCAAATATcttatctttctctctcctatAACACTATTTTCTGCTGCAACCATTATTGACCTAAAGCAAGGATGAACAATCCAATAACAAATGGACGAACAATAATTTCTTGCATTACATTATCGAATGAGAGAAATGTTGATTATGCTACACAATTCCACCGGTATTTGTTTTACAATGGTACAATTGATGTAAAACCTGAAATGATCTAATTGTGACTCGAACATGGCCTGAAGTTCAGTACTCTGTTTCCAAAACCCCATCAATAAGACCAAACTCCATGGCCTGCAAATAAGCAAGAGAGGTAAGTGCTCCAAAGTGAACAATAAACCGACAATTCAAAGCAAGTTTGCGAAATGGCTGGAGCATAAGGAATATGGAGTCACTTATTGCTTCAATAGATCGGTTTTTAATCAGCTACATTTTTTACTACTTGATATGCTACCTCTAATTTCTAATCCACAAAAACCCACCCACTCTCAACTTGTGGTTGGTACCTCTAAAACCTAACTCTTACTAaccttttttaaatttcaagaaAACAGAGTATTCATACAAAAGCCAGCAAAACATCACCTCAGACACAGATAAGAATCGGTCTCTTTCTGTGTACTGTTGTACTTTCTCAAGAGATTGTCCAGTGAAGGCAGCATACATTTTGTCAATTTTCTGCATTCGATAGTCATGAGGATAAAGTTAGACTGATATAATGCCTGCTAAATCAGAAGGTAGTGATTTGCGTACTGTTGAGTACATTCATCTAATATCCAGGTAAATTATTTCAACTCATAAGATATAGTGTTAAATTAAGACGCAATGGCCTCGAGACATACAATTATCCTAGCACTATTTTGATGCTAGCTAGAGAAAATACTATCCTGGTACATCTAGGACATGAAAAGTCATAAATTTTGGTAAGGTTCTAAAGAAAGTTGATGTTATAGAAGCATGTCAGTGGAGAGGTATCATCAAACCTTTTTACAGTACATTTTAGCCACTTTAGGGAAAGATTCCAACATCTACCATACCAGATCTTACAGCAATATGATACATTAGAAACAAATGCAAAAGTAGATTTCACAACATCCagtaaaattatactccctccgtcctatagaAAAATAGTCCTTATCCATTTATAGAAacattttctccttctctttcactactttatcatttatgggccGCACCATTCACAACattatttcaactactttttctcattctctcttattttaacaGTTACACATTAAAACCCATTTCATCCTAAATGGCCTATttctatgagacggagggagtagtatataatcTAGAAACATACTCAGTATTAAAAATGTTAGAAAGAGGCAAAAGTGTACTTACATGGCGAGATTGAACTGCTTCATTTACTTGGCGCCTTACATCTTCCACATGGCCCTACAATCAGAACTAGCAGGTCAGCtcaaattaacaaattaataaataaaaatatcaagaaGAAATTTATCTGGATTGAACACAGCTcaatataaaatcataaaatttccaTCATGCTAGTGTTACTAAGTTCAAAATTTTTCTCATGATTGATGATTCACAGGGCATCCACTGCTGCCTATTTTATGGCCAGGGGTGGTCTAAAAGAGGGCATGTTACTGGACAGAATGCTCTGATAAGTGTTAATGCCAACTAGAGCACAAGATCAACCTAAAGTCAACATCAACTAAAATTTGATGATCACGAGTAGCCCAAACTAGTGGATTAAATATAATACTTTGTAAGTCACTAACATAAATATGGGCATACGGCTTCATTTTATTGATTCTCTTTtctatgcaaaaaaaaaaatatgatgcCATAATTTTTGAGCTTATATATGCAAATATTTTGGGATGGAAATATTATGTTATCTAGTCCTCTTCATGTTTCACTCTCCAAATTCCAATTTCAAATCTCACAATTGATGATCTATTCCTAAAATTTCTCCAAAATAAATACACATGAAAGGATAAGCTCATACCCCGCACCCACTTTGGGGTTGATGTATCATAATACGAGCATTTGGCATGGAATATCGCATTCCTTTTTCACCACCAGCAAGAAGAAGAGCACCTTGGCTTGCAGCTACTCCAAAACATACTGTTCCAACCTTGGGCTTTATCTGAACAAATAGTTAGATACAAAAAAGTTATCATTACAAAAGTTCAAAGCAACGGCAAAATATGCACGGTGAGATATGCATCAACTCCAACATTCATTGAACATGAGAGGAAATAGGAAAACCAGTTGCAAAATCTAATTAGCTATCTTACCCAGGACATGCAGTCATATATTGCCAAGACAGAGTAGGTACTCCCACCCGGGCAGTTCAGATACATCTAATAAAGGAAGAAAAAGTTAATATACATCACCAGCTCATTCAGATAAGCCTCAGTAGTTATGCTTGAGATATATTCTGCGTGAGATCTAAAGGTTATATATGTACCAAAATATCCGATTCTTCATCAATTGTTGCCAAAGTCACTAGTTGAGATATCACTCTCTGAGCTACTTGGGAATTGATTGGCTGCCCAATGAAGATTATGCGGTTTCTGAATAAAACTGTAGATAGATCCAGAGGCCCTCCTGGAGTAATGACGGCTGGCATAACTGGCGGATTTCCCTTTTTGGCTTCTATAACAGAATTACTGACAGGGGAAATATTTAGGCGAAAATTTCCAAGTAAAAGACCAAGTGAAAGAAGaaatagaaagtgaatataAGATCAGACAAATAGGACTGAATTAGAAATGATGGATCATAAACAACGTGATTAAATTTTAATCTAGTAAAGCTAATCACTAGGAACAGATGGCCTAAAAGTTTTGAAGAAATTTACGTCCAGCTAAAATTTCCCCTGACAGCTATATAACCATCTCCACTACATCAAAGCAGAATTTTCTTCAGGCATCAGAGTGGTATATAACCCTGAGAAGAATTATGCAAAACACTGCTATACCAGAATGAAGCTAGTATGGACACAAGAACAAAGCATTGAACATTGCAATAAATATCACATTTATGATCTGAGGCAGTATCTTCTGGCTTTCAGGTCTCCACAGTCCGCACAAATAAATTTACACAAACCTGGTTGTATAAACTAAGCTACTCCGTCACTTTGtgattacaatttacacatGTACTTCAAAGACCCAGGAAAGCCAAGATTCAGTAAGCAATTGCATGTTTAGTCATTTTCAGATGCATCAATAATTTTGTTGTTCTACTATGTCTTTTCTACATGTTATGCAAGTACAAGAGGTGGAGACTGCTCTCTTCAGTCATGCTTATTATTAATAAGAGTATTAAACACACAACTTTTGACCAAAAAATCAGATTAAGCACGGCGAGCAGATTTTCAGAATCATCAATACTCCTCAAACACACCTCAAAGTCCATCTAAAACATATATGTACAATATCTCAAAGATAGAAAAACTAACCTCAGGTTAGAATAATCACCCTGTTCAAGCTTTAAAGGCAATTTGTTTTGTCTACTCGAAAATCCTGGAAATATCAAATGTCATTCTTAGTCATCCCATTCTCCAATCCCCCACACTCACTCCCCTGAATCCCCAGTAAATGAGGAgtaaaaagtaaagaaaaaaatgaattatccCGCCAAACTACTATTGTATAGTAACCAAAAAAGATAAGCAATCACAATTGTAGTTTAAAATCATAACTAAACTCagatttaaaattttatcataTGACACTATGGCTGCAAAGAACATACCGATGGATGAAGAATCGCGGTAGGAGCATGAAAGAGCTGATGCTACAGGTCTCAAAATGAAGTTTCTGCTCAAAAACAACAAGAAAAAAGGTACCAGTTACAAAAAAGGGGGAAAATTTAGTTCACTCGATGCAGTAGATTAAAAAAACACGGAGTAATTACAGAAGAACAgcagtgtttcgaaaaaaattaCCTGCGCTGGAACAAGTGAGAGGTTGGGAATCTTCCACGGGGAGAAGCAATCGACATATTAAGCGGCGTCGCCATTGCTGATGTTACCATCCTTCCGATGATAAACGAAAATGGCGAAGAAACGGATACTGTTTTGTGTTGGGGGTTTGGGTATCGACccttctcttctcctcttcaGCTTTTAAAGTCGCGTTTTAAGAAGTCGACTCTCTGCAGGAAACctatttgtttttctttatttcgttatactagtattttttgtcattttaaaaatatggaaATTTATTATTCCATAACTTGTGGGTTTTAAGATATTAAAATAGACAGTACATTTTTTTGGTgtgtgaatattttttgttgGGGCTTATTTATATTGTGAATTAAAAGATAGGCACAGCTCTGATTGTGAAATTTAGGGAAAGTGCATGACTTGTTTGGAATTCGATTATTTTTCTAACAACGGTTTACAACCACTTTTCAATATGAAATATCAGAAGCTAATTTggatatattaaaattatgtaattacTAACGTTCATCAAAGTGGACTCAATTCATTATATTAATATTGGGccactttattttattagtcCAATAAATATCAAGCACATGCTCTACAGTTTGGTGATTTATTCGTTACTTGTTTCAGTACAGTGGACTCAATCCATTATATTATTGGCCACTTTTGTGTTATTAGTCCAATAAATATCAACACATGCACTACATTTTGGTGATGATTTGACGACGCCAGTCACACAAAATAGTTTTACTTCAActatttgattaaaattaaaatttacatcattttttaatatatatgtcTCATAAAACTTTTACAGTAATACCAGTATTTGTTATTGTTCCATCGAAAAATCCAAAATAAGTTTGGATTTGATAAATGGTATAGGGTTGGAGAAGTTTTCTACACCAGAACTTATTTTTAACGTATGGTTGGAGATTGTCTAATTTCAGCCCTTGTATTTTATCTCAATCTAATTTATgactactagtagtatttataaaaaaaaggggATTGTTGGTTTGTTTCACGTGCCAAAACTAATAATCTACCTTCATACTTTTAGAGTGGACCTGTAATATACAGATGCGTTGGCATGCACCATATGATGGGATATATcacattcattttttaattattgaaatttataTGAGCCTATAAAGGAACCACACTATCATGTTTACAAGTCAACTAGAGCTATGTAGAAGTTCCACCCCTATTTTCATAATGATATGCTTAACATATTTTGACTACAAAAAAAGCACCTCACGTAGGAATAGATTGGTGGCATAATATATATGCTTGCTATTTTCCTTCATGAAATGCTAATAGGTTGGTGCTCGGTAAACTCTGTATCTTAATCTTCTATGGTGGTTAAATACAGAAATTGATGGAATAGGGCAAACTCAACATTATAAGCCAATACATTTATAACTCCACTAAACAGAGCTTATACTATTACTTACGTAGTAACATGATTTGGAGCTTGACTTATGAATTTACAGCAAAGCTCAAAAATCTTCATGATCTCAAAAGTAGATTTGCTTTTCTAGTCAATAAAAATCCAACCAACTTTTGGTAACTATGCATATAGGGATGGATTCATTTTCAACTCACAAATAttgttcaaaatcaaaacatttgCTATCCATTGGATCTTGTAATCTAACGGTTAGATTTatgccacgtgtcatctaataaagtagattattagtctaatgatgtaacttagctaataatgtactatttagtaaaataatgtagaaTTTTAGTTTAATAATATAACTTGACCAATAATGTAACatcttagtctaataatgtagcttatcacaaccatccaatcccGTTAAAAAAAGTTAATGTACAACGTAATTATTTACTAAAATTTTGAACTGTCTTATAACAAATAAAACTTGTTAAATAGTTTTATGTGTATTAATAATTAGATCACaagttatttttaattattaagtttaaaattttaaacaacACCATTTAAAAAGCTTGCTTATAGCATGCAGCTCAAGCTTGGATTTATTATGATCCAAAAGGCTGAATTATCATTAaaccttttttcattttaattttagaagataagagcatccgcagcggtcaGACACGGCGTCCGTCCGGCCGAGCCAGCGGCGAGGCGGAACGCTGTtcgccgctggcgcggcgctgctcttagctaagagtacgtccgtgccagcgagcaacTGGTGTGGTTCTCCTGATTGGCCCCGTTggcaaattcaattttttttaaaaaaatcggattttaattaaaaaatttgattaaaaataaaaaaaatattttcccacatcccaaaaaattatatccgttttctccccacttttaatttatttttcaaaattttcccccaaaaatacacattttcaactataaatacctccacttccacacaaaaaatttcacaccacactacacaattctcatctaaattctctcatttccattcttacaattctcaatctttctttcactcttacaacaaaaaaatatccggctccggcgatcacccctctggctcccacggttggaaccccgaatggttcggttcacaaccatttcctagtccggaagcgtaattttcggcccctgctcaaacccaaagttcgcaagctccgagtggctaccggccttacccggtcgacgaccaagatgcctccgatgggcaatacgggtgggcacccgaaccacccgtacctagagcgggagtgagcggcggctctcaaacttctcctcttcctactcgtggtgtccgcaccccgtacactccgggggagatggatcaattattcaaagcgtttttgtctatctccgaagatccggtgaTTGGCACTAACCAATCCAGGGACcatttttggtggcgcatctgtcgccggtacaataaAAATTGGCAGgttggaacaatcgagcgcaacgagagtatggtgcgcaatgccatatacagagccaacgaagaaatccaaaagttccaggggtattaactccaggaagagcggtcggtaGGGAGCGacagaagcgaggtcgacatcatcagtgccgcgttggcgacctaccaatcccaacactacaaaccgttcaagtacctcaaatctcaatgtttggcaggaggtgcgtgtgcatccaaagtataggggagacgtatcatcctcctctagctcctccagaaaacggtcgaggtcggtatccctatccgacgccagCTCCGATGAGGTATCCACCCAACTcgtcggagctaacttgggtagccccgacgccggcccgagtagttcccaacgccggccgcaaggaaggaagaagtcgacggccaaccgccgtcgcgccgcgactccatttgcccccgctcccgctccctttgtgccacctcaaccccccaccaactcgttgtgggggttttgacccaactcaatttggccgataggtcaactatgacccccgagcaacttcgatcgcatgtggcaatgatacagggtctccaaagaacattgggggtagagccagatgaatagtcttccacgagggtatttttagcctttaattatgtaatttttattttttaggagtttaattatgtaatgtttattttttaggtgtctaattatgtaatttttaatttttatgattttaattatgtaatttttaatttttagaattttaattatgtaatttttaatttttttgtaatttgtaatattatttcgggtatttttaatgcattttaattttgtggaaatgtttttatttaaattgaataatagaatggtgagacccttaaGCTTGTCCTCGAGGAAGAGCACAAATGTGAGTGTtttgctcttgcctaagagcaaggagtaaaaaaataataaaagtgggtccgggctcatattcgtgctcgttggcaagagtaCGGATGTGGATACTTTAATGCAAGTTTATCAAGAAATGCAATGCATGAAAGTACACACCTCTTCATTATTCACTGAACACATATCTAATACTCCGAATTCCCAAGATTTGCCCAAATCTTTATAATAGTTGGACTGGAAACGTGGCCAAAAGAAACATATACACATTATGTAGGGAGTGAATaaaatctaaataataaaacggccatatttttatatatctgaaaatatacaaaaaaaaatttaaaaaaaaaattagaatccCAAAAATCTGGCCGTTTTTTGTTACCGTTttctagattttttttttccaaaatcatctataaatacacacattcatcatctatTTTTCACCTctaatcatctctcattcatattttttcatacaacttatatctacatcttcctctctcactaaaaccctcaaatggatttcacccatctcattgcggaagcggagtgcgaagaacaagaatactatgaacaacatcgtgccgcctatgaagcctatgtcgcagcgaatacccccacccctcctcctcaaccaactagattaACTCGCcgatacatccatcgtgaccgggagggagccaacgaaaggctcgttgccgactatttttccgaccagccgcggtttccggaagattactttcggcgccgttttcgcatatcaaaacgcttgtttatgcctattgtcaacacattgtccgcccgtgttgaatactttcaaacaagtacagacgtagccagtcggcaaagtctctcggcgttgcagaagtgtacgtgtgccatctgacaacttgctactgggcaaacggctgacctcttcaacgagtatttgcatgtcggtgagtccattGGAATCATTTGCCTTAAAAAATTTCGCGAGGGcattcgttcagctttcggggatgaattccttcgggcacccaccaccgatgattgccaacggttgcttcgtcttcacgaaacagtccatggttttcccggtatgcttggcagcattgactgcattcATTGGAG
This portion of the Salvia splendens isolate huo1 chromosome 10, SspV2, whole genome shotgun sequence genome encodes:
- the LOC121751972 gene encoding ATP-dependent Clp protease proteolytic subunit 6, chloroplastic-like, whose amino-acid sequence is MVTSAMATPLNMSIASPRGRFPTSHLFQRRNFILRPVASALSCSYRDSSSIGFSSRQNKLPLKLEQGDYSNLSNSVIEAKKGNPPVMPAVITPGGPLDLSTVLFRNRIIFIGQPINSQVAQRVISQLVTLATIDEESDILMYLNCPGGSTYSVLAIYDCMSWIKPKVGTVCFGVAASQGALLLAGGEKGMRYSMPNARIMIHQPQSGCGGHVEDVRRQVNEAVQSRHKIDKMYAAFTGQSLEKVQQYTERDRFLSVSEAMEFGLIDGVLETEY